A stretch of Triticum aestivum cultivar Chinese Spring chromosome 1D, IWGSC CS RefSeq v2.1, whole genome shotgun sequence DNA encodes these proteins:
- the LOC123179986 gene encoding uncharacterized protein has product MDNLDWLGLRVYYNGEFEYSEKCCSYVGGFVEVTFMQRDKLSLASVREQIADIKMTYHGESLTDNHRLYWLFPGMNVRDGLRRLETDANVYFMERCITDGGVVDIYVNLETEGGEEQNEGNVEEQQENTENPGTESQQEHTDSDWQTEHEEDLDDCSDEAADEHEHEDAAGTAANVKPEGGEEINAENKEEVAADECEDLDWCPGDADSSGEDDEAEELRKHAKEVLRKIRMNLPLDEEKEIKENTAQLILVDEMDEGNDTPYMDSSEEYSYDEDEFGNFIRRESRFPRFDSKAAIPVFCLGMVFRGRKQFKNAVVKYGLAMRRQITFIKDEANRIRAKCSWPECPWLIYAGHVSSNDWFQVITFVDNHICPQRRDNRLVTAARIADKYERIMKANPGWKIKSIKETVRLEMFADVHVSKIKKAKAIVRRRVREAMHEEYARVFDYQLEILRSNPGSTVAVVLNPKESAPVFQRLYVCFHACKRGFIEGCRKVVGLDGCFFKGAQSGELLCALWRDANGQMYPIAWAAVEVENKDSWFWFMALLNKDLEIENQGEGWVFISDQQKGLINAVSKVVSNAEHRNCARHIYANWKKKHRDQAYQKRFWACAKSSNRIHFNLNRAKLAQLTPDGARDMMQSGPEHWCRAWFKEGSCCDSVDNNMCESFNNWIVEYRGLPIISMFEAIRAKVTKRIQVNRAMPAKWNGTICPKIIKKVNKLIQLTEKCETIWNGKDGYEVKLGKHGFKVDMEAKICSCRYWQLSGIPCVHALAATQCGPDDIVSLIASCYTIEAYNRTYEHCLMPMEGMPSWPVSDRPRLAVPGYVQMPGRPRTERRRGADEPPKHPHKLSKIGRKGKCSLCGQPGHNMRKCTSNPNRGKYKNKKRKKETKQNEPRTSQRVTKGTSTGDRAQSSQQGTQQHSSHQGTQHQSSQQGTQTKPTSGRAPKQVNKTAPKDKMCKRPGATSRQRRTVSMFDELRS; this is encoded by the exons ATGGACAATCTTGATTGGTTAGGCCTTCGTGTCTATTACAATGGTGAATTTGAATATTCAGAGAAGTGTTGCTCTTACGTTGGTGGTTTTGTTGAGGTCACTTTTATGCAGAGGGACAAGTTGTCCTTAGCATCTGTCAGGGAGCAGATTGCAGACATAAAGATGACATACCATGGTGAGTCTTTGACAGACAATCATAGGCTCTACTGGCTGTTTCCTGGAATGAATGTTAGAGATGGGCTGAGAAGGTTAGAGACTGATGCAAATGTGTATTTTATGGAGAGATGCATTACAGATGGTGGTGTTGTGGACATATATGTGAACTTGGAAACTGAAGGTGGAGAAGAACAAAATGAAGGAAATGTAGAAGAGCAACAAGAGAACACTGAAAATCCTGGAACTGAAAGTCAACAAGAGCACACTGACAGTGATTGGCAGACAGAGCATGAGGAGGACCTAGATGATTGCTCTGATGAGGCTGCGGATGAGCATGAGCATGAGGATGCTGCTGGAACTGCAGCAAATGTGAAACCTGAAGGTGGAGAAGAGATCAATGCAGAAAATAAAGAAGAGGTTGCTGCTGATGAATGTGAAGACCTGGATTGGTGTCCTGGAGATGCAGATAGTTCAGGGGAAGATGATGAAGCAGAGGAGCTGAGAAAGCATGCTAAGGAAGTGCTTAGAAAGATAAGGATGAACTTGCCACTTGATGAAGAGAAGGAGATCAAGGAAAATACAGCACAGTTAATCCTTGTAGATGAAATGGATGAGGGAAATGACACTCCTTACATGGATTCCAGTGAGGAGTACAGTTATGATGAGGATGAGTTTGGAAATTTCATTAGGAGGGAATCAAGATTTCCAAGATTTGATAGCAAGGCTGCAATTCCTGTCTTTTGCCTTGGCATGGTATTTAGGGGGAGAAAACAGTTCAAGAATGCTGTTGTGAAATATGGTCTAGCAATGAGGAGACAAATTACCTTCATAAAGGATGAGGCTAATAGGATTAGAGCAAAATGCTCTTGGCCTGAGTGTCCATGGTTGATATATGCTGGACATGTGAGCTCTAATGACTGGTTTCAAGTGATCACATTTGTAGACAACCACATATGCCCCCAGAGGAGAGACAACAGATTGGTTACTGCAGCTAGAATAGCAGATAAGTATGAGAGAATTATGAAGGCCAATCCTGGATGGAAAATCAAATCTATCAAGGAAACTGTCAGGTTGGAGATGTTTGCAGATGTGCATGTCTCCAAGATAAAGAAAGCAAAGGCAATTGTGAGAAGAAGAGTTAGAGaagcaatgcatgaagaatatgcTAGGGTTTTTGATTATCAACTAGAAATATTGAGGAGCAATCCAGGTAGCACCGTTGCAGTAGTGCTAAATCCAAAGGAAAGTGCCCCTGTTTTTCAGAGATTATATGTGTGTTTCCATGCCTGCAAAAGAGGTTTCATAGAAGGTTGCAGGAAAGTTGTAGGATTGGATGGTTGCTTCTTTAAAGGAGCCCAGAGTGGAGAACTGTTGTGTGCTCTTTGGAGAGATGCCAATGGGCAAATGTATCCAATAGCCTGGGCTGCTGTAGAGGTTGAGAACAAAGACTCTTGGTTCTGGTTTATGGCTCTGCTAAACAAAGACTTGGAAATTGAAAATCAAGGAGAAGGGTGGGTCTTTATATCAGATCAACAAAAAGGCCTCATCAATGCTGTGTCCAAGGTTGTTTCAAATGCTGAGCATAGGAATTGTGCTAGGCATATCTATGCTAATTGGAAGAAAAAGCAtagagatcaagcatatcagaaaaGATTTTGGGCTTGTGCAAAATCTTCAAACAGGATACACTTCAACTTGAACAGGGCCAAACTTGCTCAACTCACACCAGATGGAGCAAGAGACATGATGCAATCAGGCCCAGAACATTGGTGTAGAGCTTGGTTCAAAGAAGGTTCATGTTGTGATTCTGTGGATAATAACATGTGTGAGAGTTTTAACAACTGGATAGTAGAGTACAGAGGGTTGCCTATTATCAGCATGTTTGAAGCAATTAGAGCAAAGGTCACTAAAAGAATTCAAGTAAACAGAGCAATGCCTGCAAAATGGAATGGAACTATTTGTcctaaaattataaaaaaggtcAACAAGCTGATACAGCTTACTGAGAAGTGTGAGACAATATGGAATGGAAAAGATGGATATGAGGTGAAACTAGGGAAGCATGGTTTCAAAGTTGACATGGAAGCTAAAATATGTTCATGTAGATATTGGCAACTGTCTGGAATTCCATGTGTTCATGCTCTTGCAGCAACTCAATGTGGTCCTGATGACATTGTTTCACTCATTGCAAGCTGCTACACAATTGAAGCTTACAACAGGACTTATGAGCATTGCTTGATGCCAATGGAAGGCATGCCTAGCTGGCCTGTGTCTGACAGACCAAGGCTAGCTGTTCCAGGCTATGTGCAAATGCCTGGGAGACCTAGGACTGAGAGAAGAAGAGGTGCAGATGAGCCTCCAAAACATCCACACAAGCTTTCAAAAATTGGAAGAAAAGGTAAGTGCAGTCTGTGTGGACAACCTGGGCACAACATGAGAAAGTGCACAAGTAATCCCAACAGGGGGAAAtacaagaataagaagagaaagaaagagacaAAG CAAAATGAACCAAGAACATCACAGAGAGTCACTAAGGGAACATCTACAGGGGACAGGGCACAATCTTCACAACAGGGCACCCAGCAACATTCTTCACATCAAGGCACACAACACCAATCTTCACAGCAGGGCACCCAAACCAAACCTACAAGTGGAAGGGCCCCTAAACAAGTCAACAAAACTGCACCTAAAGATAAAATGTGCAAGAGACCAGGAGCAACTTCTAGGCAGAGGAGGACCGTGAGCATGTTTGATGAACTTAGGAGTTAG
- the LOC123179987 gene encoding E3 ubiquitin-protein ligase XB3 isoform X1: MGHGVSCARTGDEHDFFRAAQLGDLDALGALLAADASLARRATLYDRLSPLHIAAANGRLEALAMFLDRGAQPDAVDRHKQTPLMLAAMHGKIGCVLKLLQAGANILMFDSVHARTCLHHAAYYGHVDCLDAILSTARTTPVAGSWGFARFVNVRDDHGATPLHLAARQGRPGCVQVLLENGAIVSALTGSYGFPGSTSLHLAARSGDLDCIRKLLAWGADRLQRDSAGRIPYVVAHKRNHGACAALLNPSSAEPMVWPSPLKFISELDPEAKALLEAALMEANREREKKILKDAKCSPQSPLQYDDDHIDDDMFSEVSDTELCCICFDQACTIEVQDCGHQMCAPCTLALCCHNKPNPATLTLPSPACPFCRGSISRLVVAQTQTADNGDPDRPASPQLAHRRSRRSHNLSEGSSSFKGLSSAISKIARGSSRMAESDGAAMDKPEHDL; the protein is encoded by the exons ATGGGGCACGGGGTGAGCTGCGCCCGCACCGGCGACGAGCACGACTTCTTCCGCGCGGCCCAGCTCGGGGACCTCGACGCCCTGGGCGCGCtcctcgccgccgacgcctcgCTCGCCCGCCGCGCCACGCTCTACGACCGTCTCTCCCCGCTCCACATCGCCGCCGCCAATGGCCGCCTCGAG GCGCTCGCCATGTTCCTGGATCGCGGGGCGCAGCCGGACGCCGTGGATCGGCACAAGCAG ACCCCCCTGATGCTCGCCGCCATGCACGGCAAGATCGGCTGCGTGCTCAAGCTCCTCCAGGCCGGCGCAAAC ATCTTGATGTTCGACTCGGTGCACGCGCGGACCTGCCTCCACCACGCGGCCTACTACGGCCACGTCGACTGCCTGGACGCCATCCTCTCCACGGCGCGGACCACGCCGGTGGCCGGCTCATG GGGGTTCGCCCGGTTCGTCAACGTCAGGGACGACCACGGCGCCACGCCGCTGCACCTCGCGGCCAGGCAGGGCCGGCCGGGCTGCGTGCAGGTGCTGCTGGAGAACGGCGCCATCGTGTCGGCATTGACCGGATCATATGG TTTCCCTGGTAGCACGTCGTTGCATTTGGCAGCTCGCAGCGGGGACTTGGATTGCATCCGGAAGCTGCTTGCGTGGGGAGCTGATCGGCTCCAAAGGGACTCTGCTGG GAGAATTCCCTATGTGGTGGCACATAAGCGCAACCATGGGGCATGCGCAGCATTGCTGAACCCTTCCTCGGCAGAGCCCATGGTCTGGCCTTCCCCTCTGAAGTTCATCAGCGAGCTCGACCCGGAAGCCAAGGCACTGCTGGAAGCGGCCCTGATGGAGGCCAacagggagagggagaagaagatCTTGAAGGACGCAAAGTGCTCGCCGCAGTCCCCTTTGCAATACGATGATGATCACATCGACGACGACATGTTCTCGGAG GTGAGCGACACGGAGCTGTGCTGCATCTGCTTCGACCAGGCGTGCACCATCGAGGTGCAGGATTGCGGGCACCAGATGTGCGCGCCCTGCACGCTGGCGCTGTGCTGCCACAACAAGCCCAACCCGGCGACCCTGACCCTGCCCTCGCCGGCGTGCCCGTTCTGCCGCGGCAGCATCTCGCGGCTGGTGGTGGCCCAGACCCAGACAGCAGACAACGGCGACCCCGACAGGCCAGCCTCCCCGCAGCTCGCGCACCGGCGGTCCCGGCGCTCTCACAACCTCAGTGagggcagcagcagcttcaagggGCTGTCCTCGGCCATCTCCAAGATCGCGCGCGGCTCGAGCCGGATGGCCGAGAGCGACGGCGCTGCGATGGACAAGCCCGAGCACGATCTGTGA
- the LOC123179987 gene encoding E3 ubiquitin-protein ligase XB3 isoform X2, with protein sequence MGHGVSCARTGDEHDFFRAAQLGDLDALGALLAADASLARRATLYDRLSPLHIAAANGRLEALAMFLDRGAQPDAVDRHKQVRDPIRNLPSFFFFSNKFLQNLTLSCPPDPPDARRHARQDRLRAQAPPGRRKHLDVRLGARADLPPPRGLLRPRRLPGRHPLHGADHAGGRLMLRRGFARFVNVRDDHGATPLHLAARQGRPGCVQVLLENGAIVSALTGSYGFPGSTSLHLAARSGDLDCIRKLLAWGADRLQRDSAGRIPYVVAHKRNHGACAALLNPSSAEPMVWPSPLKFISELDPEAKALLEAALMEANREREKKILKDAKCSPQSPLQYDDDHIDDDMFSEVSDTELCCICFDQACTIEVQDCGHQMCAPCTLALCCHNKPNPATLTLPSPACPFCRGSISRLVVAQTQTADNGDPDRPASPQLAHRRSRRSHNLSEGSSSFKGLSSAISKIARGSSRMAESDGAAMDKPEHDL encoded by the exons ATGGGGCACGGGGTGAGCTGCGCCCGCACCGGCGACGAGCACGACTTCTTCCGCGCGGCCCAGCTCGGGGACCTCGACGCCCTGGGCGCGCtcctcgccgccgacgcctcgCTCGCCCGCCGCGCCACGCTCTACGACCGTCTCTCCCCGCTCCACATCGCCGCCGCCAATGGCCGCCTCGAG GCGCTCGCCATGTTCCTGGATCGCGGGGCGCAGCCGGACGCCGTGGATCGGCACAAGCAGGTGCGAGATCCCATTCGAAATCTCccatcttttttcttcttctccaacaAGTTCCTTCAAAATCTCACCTTGTCTTGTCCTCCAGACCCCCCTGATGCTCGCCGCCATGCACGGCAAGATCGGCTGCGTGCTCAAGCTCCTCCAGGCCGGCGCAAAC ATCTTGATGTTCGACTCGGTGCACGCGCGGACCTGCCTCCACCACGCGGCCTACTACGGCCACGTCGACTGCCTGGACGCCATCCTCTCCACGGCGCGGACCACGCCGGTGGCCGGCTCATG CTTCGCAGGGGGTTCGCCCGGTTCGTCAACGTCAGGGACGACCACGGCGCCACGCCGCTGCACCTCGCGGCCAGGCAGGGCCGGCCGGGCTGCGTGCAGGTGCTGCTGGAGAACGGCGCCATCGTGTCGGCATTGACCGGATCATATGG TTTCCCTGGTAGCACGTCGTTGCATTTGGCAGCTCGCAGCGGGGACTTGGATTGCATCCGGAAGCTGCTTGCGTGGGGAGCTGATCGGCTCCAAAGGGACTCTGCTGG GAGAATTCCCTATGTGGTGGCACATAAGCGCAACCATGGGGCATGCGCAGCATTGCTGAACCCTTCCTCGGCAGAGCCCATGGTCTGGCCTTCCCCTCTGAAGTTCATCAGCGAGCTCGACCCGGAAGCCAAGGCACTGCTGGAAGCGGCCCTGATGGAGGCCAacagggagagggagaagaagatCTTGAAGGACGCAAAGTGCTCGCCGCAGTCCCCTTTGCAATACGATGATGATCACATCGACGACGACATGTTCTCGGAG GTGAGCGACACGGAGCTGTGCTGCATCTGCTTCGACCAGGCGTGCACCATCGAGGTGCAGGATTGCGGGCACCAGATGTGCGCGCCCTGCACGCTGGCGCTGTGCTGCCACAACAAGCCCAACCCGGCGACCCTGACCCTGCCCTCGCCGGCGTGCCCGTTCTGCCGCGGCAGCATCTCGCGGCTGGTGGTGGCCCAGACCCAGACAGCAGACAACGGCGACCCCGACAGGCCAGCCTCCCCGCAGCTCGCGCACCGGCGGTCCCGGCGCTCTCACAACCTCAGTGagggcagcagcagcttcaagggGCTGTCCTCGGCCATCTCCAAGATCGCGCGCGGCTCGAGCCGGATGGCCGAGAGCGACGGCGCTGCGATGGACAAGCCCGAGCACGATCTGTGA